A stretch of the Desulfobaculum bizertense DSM 18034 genome encodes the following:
- a CDS encoding head-tail joining protein, whose translation MMNDLNFLGKDLDFFLFGLDTVQAEVVLPDCSSWTFPAYFDQPNEVFGLVGKMHGNSSSSDFDLQMEDCRLTCKSVDAVGIPRGASIVIGEMAFTVERVLPDGTGISSILLSDGSVSVYE comes from the coding sequence ATGATGAATGATCTGAATTTCCTCGGCAAGGACCTTGATTTCTTCCTTTTCGGGCTGGACACGGTGCAGGCGGAAGTCGTGCTTCCTGATTGCAGTTCGTGGACGTTCCCGGCGTATTTTGACCAGCCAAACGAGGTTTTCGGACTCGTGGGCAAAATGCACGGCAATTCGAGCAGCTCGGACTTTGATCTCCAGATGGAGGACTGTCGCCTGACCTGCAAAAGTGTCGACGCCGTGGGTATTCCGCGCGGTGCGAGCATCGTGATCGGCGAGATGGCTTTTACCGTGGAGCGCGTTTTGCCAGACGGCACGGGGATTAGTTCCATTTTGCTCTCTGATGGCAGTGTGAGCGTGTACGAATGA
- a CDS encoding phage baseplate assembly protein V, with amino-acid sequence MSFQISELERRLAGLIRFGTVEAADYARARVRVRMGEAVTDWLPWLTLRAGNDRSWWALEPGEQVLVLSVSGDTSQGVVLGSIFQQVHPAPASSKDLDRREYSDGAVIEYDRKAHRLRANIPGDAELVASGDISANAGKNITGTAGTKVELTAPSITLNGVIFLNGPLTQGGGSGGGNAEFRGSLRTTGEIHSEDDVTSRVSLNGHTHPCPHGGNTGAPS; translated from the coding sequence ATGAGCTTCCAGATCTCGGAGCTTGAGCGCAGGCTTGCCGGTCTCATTCGTTTTGGGACGGTTGAGGCGGCGGATTATGCCCGCGCCCGCGTGCGGGTGCGCATGGGCGAAGCGGTGACGGACTGGCTCCCGTGGCTCACGCTCCGGGCCGGGAATGATCGCTCGTGGTGGGCCTTGGAGCCGGGCGAGCAGGTCCTTGTTTTGTCTGTGTCCGGGGATACTTCGCAGGGCGTTGTACTTGGAAGCATCTTCCAGCAGGTGCACCCCGCACCGGCATCCTCAAAAGACCTTGACCGGCGCGAATATTCCGACGGTGCCGTAATTGAATACGACCGCAAAGCGCATCGCCTGCGTGCAAACATTCCCGGAGACGCTGAGCTTGTTGCTTCTGGCGATATTTCGGCCAATGCCGGGAAGAATATCACGGGCACGGCAGGAACAAAGGTGGAACTCACAGCCCCAAGCATCACGCTGAACGGGGTGATCTTTTTGAACGGCCCGCTCACGCAGGGCGGCGGATCTGGTGGCGGCAATGCGGAATTTCGCGGCAGTCTGCGCACAACCGGGGAAATTCACTCCGAGGATGACGTGACTTCGCGTGTTTCGCTGAACGGGCACACGCACCCTTGCCCACACGGCGGAAACACCGGGGCACCGTCATGA
- a CDS encoding GPW/gp25 family protein: MMGVNAENGKSLSGRAHLRQSIRDILTTPLGSRVLRRDYGSRLPRLVDAPLNHETQIEFYAATAEALAKWEPRFRLEKVQVDRSGSGRIVLELTGVYLPDGKPIHMDGILG; the protein is encoded by the coding sequence ATGATGGGCGTGAATGCAGAAAACGGGAAAAGTCTTTCCGGACGGGCGCATTTGCGCCAGTCCATCCGCGATATTTTGACCACGCCGCTCGGCTCGCGAGTCCTGCGCAGGGACTACGGCTCACGCCTTCCGCGCCTTGTGGACGCGCCGCTCAATCATGAAACGCAGATAGAATTTTATGCAGCAACGGCCGAGGCTCTCGCCAAATGGGAGCCTCGCTTTCGGCTGGAGAAAGTGCAGGTGGACCGCTCCGGTTCCGGGCGCATCGTGCTTGAACTTACAGGCGTGTACCTGCCAGACGGCAAGCCCATTCACATGGACGGAATACTCGGATGA
- a CDS encoding baseplate assembly protein: protein MSGFSDIDLSQLPAPAVLEELSAEQIQSEILAEYQAKNPKHTALVESDPLFKLIEVFTYRELLLRQRVNDAARQVLLAYATGSDLDQLAALVPMQRKIEDPGDPDAYPPIPVLLEDDANFRRRVQLAPEGFSTAGPDGAYIFHAIAVSGVRDAAVSSPKPGEVLVHILASDGDGTPSPELVKTVNSALNARETRPLTDQVIVKPAELVSYSVDAVLHVRPGPSAEEVESAAREALKSAVAQAHVLGAGMPLSKIYAALQVEGVARVELTSPAADVACTASQAALCTAQNVSVQRG, encoded by the coding sequence ATGAGCGGATTTTCAGACATTGATCTCTCGCAGCTCCCAGCGCCTGCTGTTCTGGAGGAGCTGAGCGCCGAGCAGATACAAAGCGAAATTTTGGCCGAGTACCAAGCGAAAAACCCAAAACACACGGCCCTCGTGGAGTCTGACCCGCTTTTCAAGCTCATTGAGGTGTTCACATACCGTGAACTTTTGCTGCGCCAGCGCGTGAACGATGCCGCGCGGCAGGTTCTTCTGGCCTATGCGACCGGCTCTGATCTGGACCAGCTCGCGGCCTTGGTTCCCATGCAGCGAAAAATCGAAGATCCCGGCGACCCTGATGCATATCCGCCTATACCAGTGCTTTTAGAGGATGATGCGAATTTTCGCAGGCGTGTGCAGCTTGCTCCGGAGGGCTTTAGCACGGCCGGACCTGATGGCGCGTATATCTTTCATGCGATCGCCGTGAGTGGCGTTCGGGACGCGGCTGTAAGCAGCCCAAAGCCCGGCGAGGTGCTCGTGCATATTCTCGCCAGTGACGGGGATGGAACGCCAAGCCCGGAGCTGGTGAAAACCGTGAACTCCGCGCTCAATGCCCGCGAGACTCGACCCCTCACAGATCAGGTCATTGTGAAGCCTGCGGAGCTTGTGAGCTACAGCGTTGACGCGGTGCTGCATGTTCGTCCCGGGCCGAGTGCCGAAGAGGTCGAAAGCGCAGCACGTGAAGCCCTGAAAAGCGCCGTGGCGCAGGCACATGTGCTGGGTGCAGGTATGCCGCTTTCGAAGATTTACGCAGCCTTGCAGGTGGAAGGCGTGGCGCGTGTGGAACTCACTAGCCCGGCGGCGGATGTCGCCTGCACTGCGAGTCAGGCCGCACTCTGTACTGCGCAAAATGTGAGCGTGCAGCGTGGCTAA
- a CDS encoding phage tail protein I — translation MANLHLLPPNATPAERAFSEATTRIDRIPVPIARLYNPDDCPVEFLPWLAWALSVDAWESSWSEAQKRAAVRNAIWIHKHKGTRGAVDRAVRALGYRVRIREWWQERPKTERFTFTIDIEVDDRGVSPDLYAMLTRVVLKAKNTRSHLTGFQVTESVQGGCSVGGAFQSGEELTVLPWMTHEVQQSTNLSAACAITEYLSITVQPR, via the coding sequence GTGGCTAATCTGCATTTGCTTCCACCCAACGCAACGCCCGCAGAACGGGCTTTTTCTGAGGCCACAACCCGCATTGACCGAATCCCGGTGCCCATTGCCCGGCTCTATAATCCGGATGATTGTCCGGTGGAATTTTTGCCGTGGCTTGCATGGGCGCTTTCCGTGGATGCGTGGGAAAGCTCGTGGAGCGAGGCGCAAAAGCGGGCAGCCGTGAGAAATGCGATCTGGATTCACAAGCACAAGGGCACGCGCGGCGCGGTTGATCGCGCTGTCCGGGCGCTTGGCTACCGGGTGAGAATCCGCGAATGGTGGCAGGAACGGCCAAAAACAGAGCGCTTCACCTTCACCATTGATATCGAGGTGGATGATAGGGGCGTTTCGCCGGATTTGTACGCCATGCTTACGCGCGTGGTGCTCAAGGCGAAAAATACGCGCTCGCACCTCACGGGCTTTCAGGTGACGGAAAGCGTGCAGGGCGGGTGCTCTGTAGGCGGTGCCTTCCAGAGTGGCGAAGAACTCACCGTGCTTCCGTGGATGACCCACGAGGTTCAGCAAAGCACGAATCTCTCCGCAGCCTGTGCCATAACTGAATATTTAAGCATTACTGTCCAACCGCGATGA
- a CDS encoding phage tail protein, translating to MPQNYFVILTDIGRAKLANALSLGRQISLTHMVVGDGNGSAVTPDASRTSLVHEVYRAQLNALRQDEENPAYLVAELVIPPDTGGWTLREAGFLDADGDLFGIGNLPETYKPQLAEGSAAELRIRLTLEVGERAPVQLKIDPTVVLASRKFVELEVGTLRDVMTNHIQDKSDPHDTLPDGGSRGDLLIQGRDGLEWQEAGARHLSTTVKATPGEYHYVKPAHLKFIEVEVLGGGGAGGGAKGGSFASCGSGGGAGGWAKAVIMASRLGADETYTVGAGGVGQAAVRASNPGGTSSFGSFVSATGGRGGFGMDTNFEGSDMHPDGGRGGHGVGGDVNATGSAGGGTAVMGALHNASGIGAPSFYAGGGLSLSNGNSTKDGEPGTLGGGGGGANVDNSAIDGTGGNGGDGLVIIREFV from the coding sequence ATGCCCCAGAATTACTTTGTTATTTTGACTGACATTGGCCGCGCCAAGCTTGCCAATGCCTTGAGCCTTGGGCGGCAAATCTCGCTCACCCATATGGTCGTGGGTGATGGGAATGGCTCCGCCGTGACGCCCGATGCTTCGCGAACATCCCTTGTTCATGAGGTCTATCGAGCGCAGCTCAACGCGCTTCGGCAGGATGAGGAGAATCCAGCCTACCTTGTGGCTGAGCTGGTAATCCCGCCAGATACTGGCGGCTGGACCCTGCGGGAAGCGGGTTTTCTGGATGCTGACGGTGATCTTTTTGGCATCGGCAACCTTCCAGAAACATACAAGCCCCAGCTCGCCGAAGGCTCGGCCGCAGAGCTTCGGATTCGTCTGACGCTCGAAGTGGGAGAGCGTGCCCCTGTGCAGCTCAAAATTGACCCTACGGTGGTACTTGCGAGCCGAAAGTTCGTTGAACTGGAGGTCGGAACCCTTCGCGATGTGATGACGAATCACATTCAGGACAAAAGCGATCCGCACGACACACTGCCCGATGGCGGCAGCCGGGGCGATTTGCTCATTCAGGGCCGCGATGGCTTGGAATGGCAGGAAGCCGGAGCGCGGCACCTTTCGACAACGGTGAAGGCGACTCCCGGTGAATATCATTACGTGAAGCCCGCTCATTTGAAATTTATTGAGGTGGAAGTCTTGGGTGGAGGCGGCGCAGGCGGTGGAGCCAAAGGCGGGAGTTTTGCGTCCTGCGGTTCTGGCGGAGGCGCTGGGGGCTGGGCCAAAGCTGTGATTATGGCCTCGCGGCTTGGTGCTGATGAAACGTACACGGTGGGTGCTGGAGGCGTGGGGCAGGCAGCCGTTCGCGCCAGCAACCCCGGCGGCACAAGCTCTTTCGGCTCTTTCGTGAGCGCAACCGGAGGCCGTGGCGGATTTGGAATGGATACGAATTTTGAAGGAAGCGACATGCACCCGGACGGCGGGCGCGGTGGTCACGGCGTTGGCGGCGATGTGAATGCGACCGGCAGCGCAGGCGGCGGAACGGCCGTCATGGGCGCGCTGCACAACGCGTCCGGGATTGGTGCCCCCAGTTTTTACGCTGGCGGCGGGCTTTCTCTGTCGAATGGAAATAGCACAAAGGACGGCGAACCCGGCACCCTTGGCGGTGGCGGAGGTGGCGCAAACGTGGACAATTCAGCCATTGACGGCACCGGCGGAAACGGTGGCGATGGCCTTGTTATTATTCGGGAGTTTGTTTGA
- a CDS encoding tail fiber assembly protein: MHALIWENEVIQIEENAFPVALPLRWASCDGSCRVGDRIGESGQIVPQRFEPGVDDLAGDVRRERDARLRACDPQALPDYPHESDGSEQAWLAYRQALRDLPSLPGFPWGGVSDPAIPWPQKPETPAASEE; encoded by the coding sequence ATGCACGCCCTGATCTGGGAAAATGAAGTCATACAGATTGAAGAAAATGCTTTCCCTGTGGCGCTTCCGCTTCGCTGGGCGAGCTGTGACGGCTCGTGTCGCGTGGGTGATCGCATAGGCGAGAGCGGCCAGATTGTCCCCCAGCGTTTTGAGCCGGGCGTTGATGACTTGGCCGGGGATGTTCGCCGCGAGCGTGACGCCCGGCTCCGGGCCTGCGATCCTCAGGCGCTTCCTGACTACCCACATGAAAGCGATGGCTCGGAACAGGCGTGGCTCGCGTATCGCCAAGCCCTGCGAGATTTGCCGTCGCTTCCTGGCTTCCCGTGGGGCGGCGTGTCTGACCCCGCGATACCGTGGCCCCAAAAACCAGAAACACCCGCAGCAAGCGAGGAATAA
- a CDS encoding phage tail sheath C-terminal domain-containing protein — MPEQFLHGVEVVELDSGPRPIQTVKSSVIGLVGTAPDADASAFPVNTPVLIAGNRTEAAKLDTTGNGEGTLPAAIDGIFDQTGAAVVVIRVEEGDTDAATQTNMVGGTDATTGQYTGVHALLSAKSALGLSPRILIAPGHTHQRASDPDSGDGGKLKNPVVAELEGIADKLRAVVIVDGPNTTDAEAQAAISDFGTARIYMVDPWVKVFRGGAYADEAPSSRVAGLIARIDNDKGFWWSPSNQQIYGIAGTSRGVDFALGSTNCRANLLNEKNIATIINEEGYRLWGNRTACSDKKWAFLSVRRTADMINESILRAHLWAVDRNISKNYMEAVVESVNAYLRHLTAIGAVLGGSCWADPELNTKDQIAKGNVFFDFDFTPPAPAEHVTFRSHLVNDYLEEVLK, encoded by the coding sequence ATGCCCGAACAGTTTTTGCACGGCGTGGAGGTCGTGGAGCTGGACTCTGGACCCCGTCCAATTCAGACCGTGAAAAGCTCTGTTATTGGACTGGTAGGAACAGCTCCAGACGCTGACGCCAGCGCTTTTCCCGTGAATACGCCAGTGCTCATTGCAGGCAACAGAACCGAAGCCGCGAAGCTCGACACAACCGGCAACGGCGAAGGCACGCTTCCGGCGGCCATTGATGGAATTTTTGACCAGACCGGCGCGGCCGTGGTCGTGATCCGCGTCGAGGAAGGCGATACCGACGCAGCCACGCAGACCAATATGGTTGGCGGAACAGACGCGACCACAGGCCAATATACGGGCGTTCACGCGCTGCTTAGCGCAAAGTCTGCCCTTGGACTCAGCCCTCGCATTTTAATCGCTCCGGGGCACACGCACCAGCGCGCCTCGGACCCGGATAGCGGCGACGGCGGAAAACTGAAAAACCCCGTAGTGGCGGAACTGGAAGGCATCGCGGACAAGCTCCGGGCCGTGGTGATTGTGGACGGCCCGAACACCACCGACGCCGAAGCGCAGGCGGCCATTTCTGACTTCGGAACCGCCCGCATTTACATGGTCGACCCATGGGTAAAAGTCTTTCGTGGCGGGGCCTACGCGGACGAAGCACCGTCCTCGCGCGTGGCAGGACTCATTGCCCGAATCGACAACGACAAGGGCTTTTGGTGGTCTCCGTCGAATCAGCAGATTTACGGCATTGCCGGGACTTCTCGCGGAGTGGACTTTGCCCTTGGCAGCACCAACTGCCGCGCGAATCTCCTGAATGAAAAGAATATCGCCACGATTATCAATGAAGAGGGCTATCGGCTGTGGGGCAATCGCACGGCCTGCTCTGACAAAAAGTGGGCATTCCTGTCTGTGCGCCGCACGGCGGACATGATCAACGAAAGCATTCTCCGGGCGCATCTTTGGGCCGTGGATCGCAATATCAGCAAAAATTACATGGAAGCCGTGGTCGAGAGCGTGAACGCCTACCTTCGGCACCTGACGGCGATCGGGGCCGTTCTAGGCGGTTCGTGCTGGGCTGACCCGGAGCTGAACACCAAGGACCAGATCGCTAAGGGCAACGTGTTTTTCGACTTTGATTTTACGCCACCGGCTCCGGCCGAGCACGTGACGTTTCGTTCACATTTGGTGAACGATTACCTTGAGGAGGTCCTGAAATAA
- a CDS encoding phage major tail tube protein codes for MAASKLLKNFALFVDGRGYAGECEELQPPALSLTTEDFRAGGMDTSIPIDMGMEKLEASFVMPMQDADLLAAFGVIENNGIQMTARGELKSLDGSSEAVTLQMRGTVIKIESSAWKSGELAKNTYTLGLNYYKREQGGKVLHEVDVLNMKRIVNGVDQLEKARAAMGI; via the coding sequence ATGGCGGCCAGCAAGCTTTTAAAGAATTTTGCGCTGTTCGTGGACGGGCGCGGATACGCCGGAGAATGCGAGGAACTCCAGCCCCCGGCGCTCTCGCTCACAACTGAGGATTTCCGCGCGGGCGGCATGGATACGTCAATCCCGATTGACATGGGCATGGAGAAGCTGGAGGCGTCTTTTGTGATGCCTATGCAGGACGCGGATTTGCTCGCAGCCTTTGGCGTCATTGAAAATAACGGGATTCAGATGACGGCTCGCGGCGAGCTGAAAAGTTTGGATGGCTCAAGCGAAGCCGTGACCCTGCAAATGCGCGGCACGGTGATCAAGATTGAGTCAAGCGCGTGGAAGTCCGGTGAGCTGGCGAAAAACACGTACACGCTGGGGCTGAATTATTACAAACGCGAGCAGGGCGGAAAGGTCCTGCATGAGGTAGATGTCCTGAATATGAAACGAATTGTAAACGGTGTGGACCAGCTTGAAAAAGCCCGTGCCGCAATGGGAATTTAA
- a CDS encoding phage tail assembly protein: MSVEITLSEAVTAKGVVYEALTMREPRVRDSLNADKFKGSDGEKEVRMFASLCEVPPEVFYDMTLPDFKKVQDAFSGFFS, translated from the coding sequence ATGAGCGTTGAAATTACTCTGAGCGAGGCCGTCACGGCAAAGGGCGTTGTTTACGAGGCGTTAACCATGCGCGAGCCGCGTGTCCGGGACTCGCTGAACGCGGACAAATTCAAAGGCTCTGACGGTGAAAAAGAGGTGCGCATGTTCGCCTCGCTTTGTGAGGTCCCGCCGGAAGTTTTTTATGACATGACGCTCCCGGATTTTAAGAAGGTGCAGGACGCGTTTTCCGGTTTTTTTTCCTAG
- a CDS encoding phage tail tape measure protein, giving the protein MKKNLSSVVKFNAVVGSSFRAASATVRGDLSHVSEAYRTIKGQQEKLHRFAGFDMKGLAQARRDMKNAAKDLSRLEAELAATAKPSKKLTREFERAQRKAKRTSKAYHSQKNELSTLSRQLRRAGVNTRDLEGEFDRMGQEVAKAERKLKAMKGVLDADIGGSFRNVAGQVGRLGTAVGAGVGVVGTAVTMTNKLTSEQSALAQALGVSANGLAAWGGLAKEAGFDADTVGDLFEELNNKLGESAGLGEITPVTESLQILGLSFEELQGLKPEQQFERVAEAIQKLDDHAQAVSAADILMGGEANKFFGYLRSRKQGVGELLDQQKQLNVLSDEGREGAKKYNVAFGRFSTVVSSTTQEVFGLIGGALAPIVEKWGPKLADWVRENRDEFVKLGQSVERAVPVILSFGRGLFKVISFVGSAMNGLASIFGGFENLAIAVGVALTAKTAVGLFSFGQSLFAAGQAIAPLASAAIPGLIAGIKAVGFAMMSTPLGWIIGGVAALCAGVWRLVSVWDRLKKAFSTGGVWGAVKTFFGFGDDEEEPKKAVPGAAMQSAPKPMGQGFSVAPVTRASSPSAQAATAPLPMQTASKSQSVQVDVGGITVHAAPGQDPEAIADKVLEKFQALQRDAQNRALYDYA; this is encoded by the coding sequence ATGAAGAAAAATCTTTCCTCAGTCGTTAAGTTTAACGCGGTCGTTGGCAGCTCGTTTCGGGCTGCCTCGGCGACCGTTCGCGGCGATCTGTCGCACGTGAGCGAGGCCTACCGGACTATCAAAGGGCAGCAGGAAAAGCTGCACCGGTTTGCGGGCTTTGACATGAAGGGCCTCGCGCAGGCCCGTCGGGACATGAAAAACGCCGCAAAGGACCTTTCGCGGCTGGAGGCTGAACTTGCGGCCACGGCCAAGCCGTCCAAGAAACTGACGCGGGAATTTGAGCGCGCTCAGCGGAAGGCGAAGCGCACGTCAAAAGCCTATCATTCGCAGAAAAACGAGCTTTCCACGTTAAGCCGCCAGCTCAGGCGCGCGGGTGTGAACACGCGTGATCTTGAGGGCGAATTTGACCGCATGGGGCAGGAGGTCGCCAAGGCAGAGCGCAAGCTCAAAGCCATGAAAGGCGTACTGGACGCGGATATTGGCGGAAGCTTTCGCAACGTAGCCGGTCAGGTTGGACGCCTTGGCACTGCCGTTGGCGCGGGCGTCGGCGTCGTAGGCACCGCCGTGACCATGACAAACAAGCTTACCTCGGAACAAAGCGCGCTGGCGCAGGCTCTGGGCGTTTCAGCCAATGGCTTGGCCGCGTGGGGCGGCTTGGCGAAAGAAGCCGGGTTTGATGCGGATACGGTGGGCGATCTTTTTGAAGAGCTGAACAATAAGCTCGGCGAGTCGGCCGGGCTTGGTGAAATTACGCCAGTGACCGAATCTTTGCAGATTCTTGGACTCAGCTTTGAAGAGCTTCAGGGACTCAAGCCAGAACAGCAATTTGAGCGCGTGGCAGAAGCCATTCAAAAGCTCGACGATCACGCGCAGGCCGTATCAGCCGCCGATATTCTGATGGGCGGTGAGGCGAACAAATTCTTTGGCTACCTGAGAAGCCGAAAGCAAGGCGTGGGAGAACTGCTCGACCAGCAAAAGCAGCTGAATGTCCTGTCTGATGAAGGGCGCGAGGGCGCGAAGAAATACAACGTGGCTTTCGGGCGCTTCTCTACGGTGGTTTCGTCGACCACGCAGGAAGTTTTCGGGCTGATTGGCGGGGCGCTGGCTCCAATCGTGGAAAAATGGGGACCAAAACTCGCGGACTGGGTGCGGGAAAATCGCGACGAATTTGTGAAGCTGGGGCAGAGCGTCGAGCGCGCTGTGCCTGTGATTTTGTCCTTTGGCCGGGGCTTGTTCAAGGTCATAAGTTTCGTTGGGAGCGCCATGAACGGGCTGGCGTCGATCTTTGGCGGCTTTGAGAACTTAGCCATTGCTGTGGGCGTGGCACTTACGGCAAAAACCGCCGTAGGCCTGTTCTCATTTGGGCAGTCACTTTTTGCCGCAGGGCAGGCAATTGCGCCCTTGGCGTCGGCAGCGATTCCTGGACTCATTGCCGGAATTAAGGCCGTGGGCTTTGCTATGATGAGCACGCCTCTCGGCTGGATTATTGGCGGCGTAGCGGCGCTCTGTGCTGGCGTCTGGCGGCTTGTTTCCGTCTGGGACAGGCTGAAAAAAGCGTTCTCCACGGGCGGCGTCTGGGGCGCTGTGAAAACCTTTTTTGGCTTTGGCGATGATGAGGAGGAGCCGAAAAAGGCGGTTCCGGGCGCGGCCATGCAAAGCGCTCCAAAGCCGATGGGACAAGGCTTTTCAGTAGCTCCCGTGACGCGGGCAAGCTCGCCCTCTGCACAGGCTGCAACGGCACCTTTGCCCATGCAGACCGCGTCGAAAAGCCAGAGCGTGCAGGTGGATGTGGGCGGGATTACGGTTCACGCTGCGCCGGGGCAGGACCCGGAAGCCATTGCCGACAAGGTACTGGAGAAATTTCAAGCCCTGCAAAGGGATGCCCAGAATCGGGCGCTCTACGATTACGCATGA
- a CDS encoding phage tail protein, which translates to MIMMKIGDYAFSVNSAAYQSFERSTAYAWAAQERMGREAALQFVGVGEDSITLTGVVFSGGPAQAEKMRQEAAQGKPLLFVDGTGKIHGLWVILSVGETGSVFFADGVARKTEFTLKLRYYGET; encoded by the coding sequence ATGATTATGATGAAAATAGGCGACTATGCTTTTTCGGTGAATAGTGCCGCGTATCAGAGTTTTGAGCGCAGTACGGCCTACGCGTGGGCCGCGCAGGAGCGAATGGGACGCGAGGCTGCATTACAATTTGTAGGTGTGGGCGAGGACTCGATTACGCTTACAGGCGTGGTTTTCTCAGGAGGTCCGGCACAGGCCGAGAAAATGCGGCAGGAAGCCGCGCAGGGTAAACCATTACTTTTTGTAGATGGTACCGGAAAAATCCACGGGCTATGGGTGATTTTGTCCGTGGGCGAGACCGGCAGCGTGTTCTTTGCCGACGGCGTGGCGCGCAAAACGGAGTTCACCTTGAAGCTGAGGTATTACGGGGAGACCTGA
- a CDS encoding tail protein X: MQYRTKAGDMLDAVCFDFYGRTAGVVEKVLEANPRLSECGPVFEAGVLIELPELPDPEPSEGVSLWD, translated from the coding sequence ATGCAATATCGAACAAAGGCGGGCGATATGCTCGATGCGGTGTGTTTTGATTTTTATGGCCGCACTGCGGGAGTTGTGGAGAAGGTTCTTGAAGCCAACCCACGGCTTTCGGAGTGCGGCCCTGTTTTTGAGGCGGGCGTTTTGATTGAGCTGCCAGAGCTTCCAGACCCAGAACCAAGCGAAGGGGTGAGCCTGTGGGATTAG